Below is a window of Bradyrhizobium sp. SZCCHNS1050 DNA.
CGTAGACCGCCGCTCTCAACACCGTCGCGGTCGCGACGGGGGTGTCGTCGTCGATCGTCACGGCGAATGACGAGCTGGCGCTGTCGCCATCCGCATCGGTGGCGGTGAAGCCGAAGGTCAGCTTGACGTCGTTCTCGTTCTGGCCGGCCGGATGATCGACGTGCTTCAGCAGCGTGAAGCTGTAGCTGCCTGCACCGGAATCATCGAGCGAGACCTTGAACACCTGGCTGGCCACCGACGGCGGGTTGCCGTTGGTCGGATTGCTGCCGGTGTAGCCATAGACCGTATTACCGACGACCCAGAGCTTGACCTGGACGCCCTCGACCGTCAGCGAGCCCGCGTCCGAAGTGGCGTTCTGGCCGTTGGTGATGCCGCTGAACGCGACCGCGCGGTTCACGCTGCCGCTGTTGTTGTCGTCGGCGCCCCAGGAGATCGCCAACGAGCCGTTGGCCGTGACATTGGCACCGGCGACGTCGCCGGTGGCCGCTCCGGTGTTGCCGCCGGAAAGCCCATCCTCGTCGACGGTCCCGGCATCAGCCGTGCCGATCGCGGGCCGGCCGTTGTCGTCATTGATGGTGACGGTGAAGTTGCCGCCGGAGGCGGTATCGCCATCGGCATCGGTCGCGGTGAAGCCGAGCTTCAGCGACAGTGCATTGGTCTGGCCCGAGCCGACGTGATCGACATTGTCCAGGAGCTCGAAGGTGTAGCTGCCGGAGCCGTCGTCGGACAGCGTGATGTGGAACACCTTGCGGTCGTTCGTCGTGAGCTGGCCGCCATTGTCGTTGGCGACGCCCCAGATCTCGGTGTCCGACACGCGGATGAACTGCACCGCCGTGCCGTTCGACGTCAGCGTCGGGCTGCCTGCGCCGGTGGTCTTGACCACGTCGCCGGTATGGATCGCGCTATCGAACGCGACGCTGCGATTGGCCGCGCCCGAATTGTTGTCGTCCGCGCCCCAATTGATGTTGAGCGCGACATTGGACGCGGTCTGGGTCTGGAACACCTCCGCCCCGGCGGATCCGGTGGTGTTCTCGGTCACCGTCGCTGCGGTCGGCGAACCGAGCACCGGCACGTCGTCCTTGACCGAGACGGTGAAGCTGTTGCTGGACGTGTCGCCGTCGCCATCGGTCGCCGTGAAGCTGAAGGACAGCTTGACGATGTTCTCGCCGCTGCCGGCGGGATGATCGAGGGTGCCGAGCAGCTTGAAGCTGTAGGAGCCGTCGTTCTGGTCGCTCAGCGACACTTCGAACACGCGGGTGCCGTGGGCGAGATCGCTGCCGGTGTAGCCGACCAGCACGCCATTCTCGAAGCTGTACTTCACCGTCTGGCCGTCCGACGTCAGCGCCAGGTTGCGGCCTGCGCTGTCCTCGGCGTCGACATTCGCGCCTGCGCTCGTGTAGCGGAAGCTGACCGAGCGGTCGCCGAGCCCGCCGCCCGAGGTCTTGTTGCTGTCGTCGGAGCCCCAGCTGATGTTGAGGTCGCCGCTGACCGCGGTCGGCTCCTTGGAGACATCGGTGCCGCCCGGCAGATCGTCCTCGTCAACGGTCCTGGCATCGCCGGCCGCCGCCACCGGCGCGGTGTCGAGCACCGTGACCTTGAAGCTGCTGGTGACGCTGTCGCCGTCGGAATCGGTGGCCTTGAAGCCGAACGTCAGCGGCAGGCTGTCATCGTTCTGGCCGGACGCCGGGTGGTCGATGTTGTCGTACAGCGTGAACTTGTAGCTTCCATCGCCGCTGTCGGACAACTGGATCGTGAAGACGGTGCGGTGATCCGCGGTGACCGCCGTCAGCAAGGTGCCGTCGCCGGAGATCGTGTAGCTGATCGCCGAGCCGTCGGAGGTCAGGCCCGCGGCGCCGGCGGCGGTCGTGAAGGCCACCGCGCGGTTGTGCCCGACACCCGTATTGTTGTCGTCGGCGCCCCAGGAGATGTCGAGGCTGCCGGTCTGGACCGTCGAGTTCGATGCATCCGGATGGCTGGTGTCGTAGCCGTCGGTCGGCAGGCTGGCCTCGCTGACGGTCTCGTCCTCGGGGCAGCCGACGGTCGGGACGTCGTCCGTCACCGCCACCGTGAAGCTGCTCGCGGCGCTGTCGCCGTCGGAATCGGTGGCCTTGAAGCCGAAGCTCAGCGCCAGGCTGTCGGTGCCCGACTTGCCATGATCGAGGTTGTCGAGCAGCGTGAACTTGTAGCTGCCGTCGCCGTCATCGCTCAGCGTGACGGTGAAAACGGTGCGGTGATCGGTGGTGACCGCGCTCAGCGTGGTGCCGTCGGACGAGACCACATAGCTGACCGCATAGCCGTTCGACGTGAGCCCGTCCGGTGCGGTCGTGTTGAAGAACGCCACCGAGCGGTTGTTGGTCGCGCCGGAATCATTGTCGTCGGCGCCCCAGGAAATCGCGAGACGGCCGGTCTGCACCGTCGAGTACGGCGAATCCGGGAACAGGACGTCATAGAGATCGGTCGGCAGGTTGGCTTCGCTGACGGTCTCGCTCTCGGCGTGTCCGATCGTCGGGACGTCGTCGACCACGGTGACGGTGAACGTGCTGCTGCTCGAATCGCCGTCGGAATCGGTCGCGGTGTAATCGAAGGTCAGCTTGACGACGTTGCTCTCCTGCCCGGCCGGATGATCGAGATTGCCGAGCAGCTTGAAGGTGTAGGTGCCGGTGCCGTCGTCATCGAGCGAGACCTCGAACACGCGCTGACCGGAATTGAGGCTGTTGCCGGTGTAGCCGACCAGCGCGCCATGATCGAAGGCGTATTTCACCTGCTGACCGTCCGACGTCAGGCCACTGAGGCCGACGTCGCTGCCGTTGGTCACATGGACGTCGTCGGCGGCGTTGGACGTATTGGCGAAGCGAACCGAGCGATCGGCGGCGCCGCTGTCGTTGTTGTCGGCACCCCATTTGATGTTGAGCGCGCCGGTCACCTGGGGATCGCGGCTGCCGCCATCGTGACCGCCGAAATCGTGACCGCCGAAATCGGGGCCGCAATCGCCACCGCCAGCGTTGAGATCAGCTTCGCTGATGCTCTTGGCCGTCCCGGTATGCGCCTCCGGGCTGTCGTCGTTGACGCTGACCTTGAACGTGCCGCTGACCTGGTCGCCGTCGGAATCCGTGGCGACGTATTTCAATGTCAGCGCGATGCTGTCCTCGGTGTTGGGCACCGGGTGGTCGAGATTGTCGAGCAGCGTGAAGCTGTAGGATCCGGAATCGAGGTCGGACAGCTTCACTGTGAACACGGCGGCATTGGCCTTGTTGCCGGTCCAGTTGCCGTTGCCGTCGATGTAATGCTGTCCATCGAAGCGGTAGGCCGTGATCAACGTGCCGCCTTCGCTGACGTCGTAGGTCAACGCGACGCCGTTCGAGGTCAGGTGCTGCGCGGCGAGCGTGGTGGTGGCGTCGGACGCGAAGGTGACGGCGCGGTCGCCGTTCACCGGGGACGCACCGGTGATCCCGACATTGCCGAGATTGTTGGCGCTGTCGCTGCCCCAGGAGATGCCGAGATCGCCCGTTGCGACGGTGTTCTGGCCGGGGACGTCGCCAGACCCGCCCGCGAGCCCGGTCGGGAGCCCGTCCTCATCGACCACGCCGGTCGCAATCTCCCGGTTCAGCACCGGCGCGTCGTCGTTGATCTTGACCGTGAAGGTGTCGGAGACCGCATCGCCATCCGAATCCGTGGCGACGAAGCCGAGGGTGAGCGTGACGTCGTCCTCGGTGTTGTGGGCCGGATGATCGATATTGTCGATCAGCGTGAAGCTGTAGGACCCCTGCCCCTGGTCGGACAGCGACACCGTGAACACCGCAGCCTTGGCCGGATCACCGGTGGCATGGCCCTCGCCGTCGACGTAGGTGTGATGCGCTTCATCGTAGCGGTAAGCGGTCAGCAGCGTGCCGTCGGGGGACACGGTGTAGGTCAGCGCGACGCCGTTCGACGTCAGATGCTGGCCGGTGAGCGTCGAGATCACGTCGGAGGCAAAGGTGACGGCGCGGTCGCCATTGACCGGCGTACCGTTGATGCCGCCGTCGACATGGCTGTTGGCACTGTCGGCGCCCCAACGGATGCCGAGGAAATCGGTCACCGTCAGATTGGCGCCGGCTGCGTCCTTGCCGTCCGAATAGGAGTTGCCGGGATTGCCGAGACCATCCTCGTCGACCACGGAGTAGCTGACGCGCTCTCCAAACACCGGAGCGTCGTCGTTGACCTCGACATTGAAGCTGCCGTGGATTGCGTCGCCGTCGGAATCGGTGGCGACGAAGCCGAAATACAGCCCTTGATTATCCTCGCTGCCGTGGACCGAATGATCGAGATTGCCGGTGAGATTGAACGTGTAGGAGCCCTGGTCCTGATCCGACAGCGAGACGGTGAACACCGTGGCGCTGGCGAGGTCCTCCGTCGGCTTGCCGTTCGCGTCGACATAGGTCTCGTGGGCGGCGTCGTAGCGATAGGCGGTCAGCAGCGTGCCGTTCTCGGAGACCTGATAGCTCAGCGCAATCCCGTTCGACGTCAGCCCCAGTTCCTCGAGCGAGGGAACGGTGTCGGCGGCGAAAGTGACGGCGCGATCACCCTTGACCGGGGCGCCATCGATGCCGCCGTCGACATGGCTGTTGGCGCTATCGGCACCCCACAGGATCGCGAGCGTCTTGGTCACCGTGAGATCGGCGCCGGCGACGTCGCTGCCTTGCGCATAGCTGTCGCCGGCATTGCCGAGTCCGTCCTCGTCGACCACGCCAGCGCTCGGCGCATCGCCGAACACCGGCGCGTCGTCGTTGACCTTCAGGGTGAAGCTGTCGGTGACTGCGTCACCGTCGGAATCGGTGGCGACGAAGCCGATGTTGAGCGTGATGTCGTCCTCGGTGCCGTGCACCGGGTGATCGAGATTGCCTTTCAGCTCGAACGTATAGGAGCCGTGATCCTGATCGGACAGCGCCACGGTGAACACCGTCGCGTGGGCCGAATCCGTCGGCTTGCCGTCTGCGCCGACATAGGTCTCGTGCTCGGCGTCATAGCGATAGGCGGTCAGCAGCGTGCCGTTCTCGGACACGACGTAGGTGAGACCGAAGCCGTTCGAGGTGAGATTCTGGGCGTCGAGCGTCGCGACCACGTCGGCCGCGAAGGTTACGGCGCGGTCGCCATTGACCGGCGCGCCATCGATGCCACCATCGACATGGCTGTTGGCGCCGTCGGCGCCCCAGCGAATGCCGAGCGTATCGGTGACCTTCAGGCTTTCGCCATAGGCGTCGCCGTCGTCCTTGTAGCTGTTGCCGGCGTTGCCGAGGCCGTCCTCGTCGACCACCGAATAGCTCGGCTTCTCGCCGAAGCTCGGGGCGTCGTCATTGACCTTCACCGTGAAGGTGTCGGTGATCGCATCGCCATCGGAATCGGTCGCGACGAAACCGATGTTGAGGGTGATGTCGTCCTCGGTGCCGTGCACCGGGTGATCCAGGTTGCCCGACAGCGCGAAGGTATAGGAGCCATGGCCCTGGTCTGACAGCGACACCGTGAACACCACGGCGCCCGACAGGCCCTCGCCTTCCAGCGGCTTGCCGTTGGCGTCGACATAGGTCTCGTGCGCGGCATCATAGCGATAGGCGGTCAGCACGGTGCCGTTCCCCGACACCTCGTAGCGCAGGGCAAAGCCGTCGGAGGTCAGATCCTTTGCCTCGAGCGAGGCCGCCACGTTTGCGGCGAAGGTGACGGCGCGGTCGCCATTGACCGGCGTTCCGTTGATGCCGCCGTCGACATTGTTGTTGGCGTCGTCGGAGCCCCAGCGGATTCCGAGCGTATCCGTGACCGTCAGGTCTTCGCCATAGGCATCATGGCCGTCGGCGTAGCTGTTGCCGGCATTGCCGAGCCCGTCTTCGTCGACCACCGAATAGCTCGGCTTCTCGCCGAAGCTCGGGCCGTCATCCGCGACGTTGACGGTGAAGGCGCTGTTGACGGGGTCGCCGTCGGCGTCGGTCGCAACCACCTTGAAGGTCAGCGGCAGCGAGGCGTCGTTGGCGCCGTTGTGGTCGATATTGTCGGACAGCGTGAAGGTGGCGCTGCCGGAGCCGGTGTCGGACAGCGACACGGTGAAGATGGTGCGTGCGCCCTCACCCTCGCCTGCGGTCGCGATGATCTCGGTGCCGTTGGCCGACAGCGTGTAGGAGATGGCCTCGCCGTTCGAGGTCAGGCCCAGCGCCTGCAAGGTCGCGATCTCGGACGCATCGAACACCAGCGAGCGGTCGCCGTCGACCACGGTGCCGTTGGAGCCGCCATCGACCTTGCTGTTGCCGTTGTCGGCGCCCCAGCCGATGTTGAGGTCCACGCTCGCGGTGGTCGGCTCGAAGCCGTCGCCGCCCACGACCTTGGCGACGAGCTCGCTCTCGCCGCCGCCTTCGCTTCCGCCGCCGGTGTGCTCGGCGACATTGATCGCCTCGACGGTGCCGGCGACCGGCGAATCGTCGTTGACGCCGATCACGATCGTCACCGGCGCGGTGTCGCCGCTGCCGTCGATGGCGATGACGTTGATGGTGAGGTTCAGCGTGTCTTCGGTGCCGAACACCGGATGATCGAGCGGCTGCAGCAGCGTGACCGTGCAGGTCCCCGCGATCGTCGAGTTGGCGTCGAGCGTGACGGTGAAGACCTGGTTGGCGACGATCGAGGGATCACCGCCGATATAGCCGATCAGCTCCGGCTGGCCGTTGACGGTGGTGATCGCAAAATGCAACTCCTGGCCGCCGGACGTCAGCCCGGCAAGACCAGGCTGTGACGCCGCGAACGCAAAGGCGCGGCCGATCACGTCGGTGCCAAAGTCGACGTTCAGCGAACCGGTGAAGCTCGTCACCACGCCGCCGATGTCGCCACTACCGCCGGGCCGGCCTTCGGACAGGCCGTCCTCGTTGAGCACCACGCTGTCGGCAACGCCGGCGATTGGCGTCGGATTCGGCGTGACCGGGTTGTCGCCGAATTTGGTGGTGAAGTCCTCGGGTCCCAGCAGGCCGAGCGGCGTGCCGACGGTCAGCGGGTCGACCTTGAACGTCCCGAAGTTCGCGCCGGCGGGCACGCCGGGCGCACCGGGCGTACCCGCGGCGGGCAGCACCGACTGGTCGGTGGTGACCGGAAACAGCTCGGCGAACTGATCGCCATTGATGATTCGGTCGGGGCCGACTTCGAAGCTGACGTCCTTCAGCGGGGCGCCGTTGGCGTCGAAAACCGGGTCGATCGAGACCGTCGACTGATTGTCGAACAGGATGATCAGGCGGTCGCCGATCTTGACGAAGGTCAGCCGCTCGCTGGCGATATCGCTGAAATCGATCTGGCTCTGGCCGTCGAGATGAACCGTAACGGCTTGGTTGCCCGGCGGTTTCCCGATCTTGAGGTGCTTGGCCGAGGCGCTGGATGGCTGCGTGGACGTGCCGGTCAACTGGGCCAGCAGGACAGGAGCATTCATGCGCCAAAACCTCCAAATATGGGGCGCTTTGGTGGCGCCCCATTTCTATCGTTAAACTATTATTAAACGAGAATACGGGTCAATATTACCGGTTCTTGTTAATCGGATTTTAGGGACTTTGGGTAAATGCAGTCAAGTGCAGCGGCATTTATTAAGAGAAACAAGGCTGTGCCTATGCTTCCGTCCCCCGCGCGGCAGGGGCGGAACGACAAGAATAAATGGAGGCAGGGCCGGGAGAATTACTGCTAATTGGCAGTTATTCGATCACACAATACTTGGGGAACAACACGCACGCTGTTGGGAATAAAAGCTTGCCGCCATGAAACGGCCGAAATGGAACCGGCCTCTCGCGAATTATTTGCGAAAGGCAGGAACTATTCTTGAGGAGCGTCGAAGTCGCGGCAGATTGCCTCAGATGCGACTGACCACGCAGGCCACCGGTTCGTATTTGCGGAAATACAACAATGCCTGGTCACCGATGCCATCGAGCCACACGCCGCGGCCCGCATAGCGATAGCCGTCGCCCATCGGGACGAGACGGACCGGAATCGCACGGTGAGGATGGAGGTAGAGTTGCGCGGTAACGATCTCGCCCGGCGCGAGCACGGGACGAGAGCGCAGCACGTAGCTGCCGCCATTCTCGCAGGCGATCGAAAACGCAGCGCCCGGCAGCATCACCGCGTGAGCCTGTGCACCGCCGATGAATCCACCGATCGCCGACAGGGCCAATGCCCCGCAAACCATGACTCGCTTGATATTCACCGCGGCCCCCTGCTCGCCAGCTTCCCTGCGCGCATTAAGACCGCAAATGACCTCGGCTACAAGCCGTCCACCTGCGACATTCAGAGCAGCAGCGGCCGCCCCGGATTCCCGCCGCCGCCGATGTCGGCCTCCGCCGCCGGCGTGACGTCGCTCTCGCTTTCGTGGTGCGGCCGCTCGGCATAGGGCGCAGCGAACAGGCTGACGCCGCGGTGATCGATGGCAAACAGCGGCATGAAGGACTGCAGATCGCGGCCTTCCATCAGAGCGGCCCGCCGGTTGTCGAGCACGGACCATTTACCGTCGAGCCGCACGGCGACGACGGCGTGATCCTGCCGCACGGCGAGGTCCCGGACCAGCAGCAGCTTGAGATCCGATTCGGGCGTCCCCGCCGCCAGCAGCAGCGCGTATTTGGCAATCGCGTAGTCTTCGCAGTCACCGAGTCCACTGCGCAAGGTCTGCAGTGGCGAACTCCAGACGTCCGGCAGGCCGTGTTGCTGATCGTCGCTGACGTAGCGCACCGCTTGGTTGACGCCGCGATTGATCATTTCCGCGCGCGTGCGGCCGTCGCTCGCCGCAGACGCCGACCGGGTCAGCGCGACGAAGAGGCGCTCCGAGGCCGAGCAGCGCGCGTCATCGCGGTTGCAACGTTCGACCGAGATCCGCTCGCTCGCCATCGCGCCCTGAATGCCGCGCCACTTCACCCACAGCACACCCTCGGGTGCGCGGAACGTCATCAGGCCGAACGGCTCGTCGCTGGGAGTCGCGACCGCGGGTCCCTGCGGAGCGTCGCTGACTGATCCCGCAGGCCCGGCCGGGTCGGTCGATGCGACTTCCACAGCAGCGGAGGCGGAGCGACGCAGGCCGTCATGCTTGGCAAGCACGGCATTGATGGTGAAGAAACGGACGGGCGGCGGTACCGGCAGCGCGCCATCCGCAGTGCCTTGCGGAGATCTACGATTTGAAGTCTCGGCGAACGCAGCGCCGGCACAACCGGCCACGACCGACAACACCAGCGCAAGTCCCAGCGCGCGCGGGAGAACCCGCGGCCGATCGATCCGCAACATCAGTGACGCCCCGTATGCTCCGGGGCATCGGCCGACGTCATCGCGTCGATCCCTGTCCCGGTTGTTATCGGATCAGGGATAGGGCCGGCGCTGCTGCGGGCCGGTTAAACCGCGGTGATGTTCGCCGCCAAGCTGCGAACGCGACTAATCACGGCCGACCAAATCGCGTCGCATTTGAACGATTCAGATTTTGGCAACGCTGTCCGCCGCACGGGGCGCCCCGGATGAGCGCAGCGGCATTCTGGGTCACACGCGCTTTCGTGGAGAACCCGGGTTTCGGTGCGCTCGCGCGGACGCCTGCTCAGCGCTCGCGCAGCGCCTCGTCACGCAGCATGCGGGCGGGCTTGACCAGATAGTCCAGCACCGATTTCTTGCCCGTCAGGATCTCCACGGTCGCGACCATGCCGGGGAGGATCGGAAGCGGCTGCTGGGCGGTGCCGAGATGGTTCTTCTCGGTACGCACCATCACGCGATAGAAGGTCTCGCCGCGCTCGTTCTTGTCGCCCTTCTCATCGGTGATCGTGTCGGCACTGATGCGCTCGACGCGCCCGTGCAACGAGCCGTACACAGATGAATCATAGGCGCTGAGCTTGACCACCGCCTCGTGGTTGGGACGGATGAAGGCAATGTCCTGCGGACGGATGCGGCCCTCGACCAGCAGCGTATCGTCGAGCGGCGTGATCTCCATCAGGCTGGCGCCCGGCGCGACCACCGCGCCGATGGTGGTGACGTTGAGCTTGTTGACGATGCCGCGCACCGGCGAGCGCAATTCGGTGCGCCGCACCCGGTCCTGAGCCGACTTGATGTTCTCGTCGAGCACGGCGAGATCACCGCGGGATTTCGCGAGATCGTCTTCGGCCTGCGCGCGGAAGGCGGTGACGATGTTGAGCCGGCGCGAGCGCGCCTCCTGCACCGCCGCCTCGGTCTTCACGATGCTCGCCTGCACCACCGCGAGCTGGCCGCGCATGTCGGTCGCCTGGCGGTCGGCGCGCAGCATCTCGATCTCCGGCACCACCTTCTGGTCGAACAGCTTGCGGGTCAGTCCCAGCTCGCGATTGAGCAGCGCCAGCGTCTCCGAGAAGCGCTTCTCGGTGGCCCTGAGCTCGTCGATCTCCTTGCTCTTCTGCTGTTCCTGCTGCTGCACCACGTCGATGTCCTGCGCGAGCTTGCGTGCATGGGCGTCGAACACCGCGCGCTCGGTCTGCACCGCGCGCGGGGCGTCGGCGACGAGGTCGTCGGGAAACTCGACCGGGCTGCGGCCCTCGGTCTCCGCCGCGAGCCGGATCACCCGGGCCGCCATCGCGCCGCGGCGCTCGCGGATCTCGCCGAACTGCGAGGCGAAATTGGTGTCCTCGATGCGCGCCAGCGGCTGATCCTTCTCGACGATCGCGCCTTCCTGCACCAGGAGGTCGGCGATGATGCCGCCTTCCAGCGACTGCACCACCTGGGTCTGGCGCGACGGCACGACCTTGCCGTTGCCGCGCTTGACCTCGTCGAGCACGGCGAAATGCGCCCAGATCAGGAAGGTGAAGAACAGGCCGAGCGAGGCGAGCAGCAGCATCCGCGCCGTCTTCGGCGTGCGCAGCTCGACGGCAGCCCTGATGTCGTTGGAGAACGCGAAATCGCTGTGCGCCATGTCACCTCGTCCCCTGGACCGGCTTCACCGCGTGGCTCGCGGCCGGCGCCGCCGCGGGCTGCTGCGGACGCAGCATGGTGAGGATCTGCGCGGTCGGCCCGTCGGCGACGATCTTGCCGGAGTCGAATACCAGGATGCGGTCGACCAGCGACAACAACGACGGTCGGTGGGTCGAGACGATGATGGACATCTCGCCTTTGGCCAGCGACTTCAGGCGCTCGAGGAATTCGCCCTCGCTGCGGACGTCGAAATGTGCGGTCGGCTCGTCGAGGAACAGCACGCGCGGCTTGCGGATCAGGACGCGCGCGAGCCCGATCGCCTGCTTCTGCCCGCCCGACAGGCTGCGGCCGCCTTCGGCGATCATCATCTCGTAGCCCTGCGGATGACCGGCGATGAAGGTCTCGACGCCGGCGAGCCGCGCGGCCTCCAGCACCTCCTCATCGGTCGCCGCCGGACGGCCGAGCGTGATGTTGTCGCGCAGCTTGCCGTAGAACAGGTCGGTATCCTGCAGCACGAAGCCGATGCCGGCGCGCAGATCGGCCGGGTCGTATTGCTGGATGTCGATCCCATCGATCAGGATGCTGCCTTCGGTCGGCGGATAGAACGCGGTGGCGAGGCGACCGACCGTGGTCTTGCCCGAGCCGACGCGACCGATGATGCCGATCTTCTCGCCGGGCTTGATGTCGAAGGAGACGTTGTCGAGCGCCTTGGTCTGGCTTCCCGGATAGGAGAAGCTGACGTTCTTGAACTGGATGCGGCCCTGGTTGATCTCGCGCGCGACGTAGATCTTCTCCGGCGGACGCTCACGGTCCAGCGACATCAGCCGGTCGATCGAGCGCAACGCCGACGTCGTCTGGGTGAAGCGCGTCATCAGGCCGGCGATGCCTGCGATCGGACCGAGCACGCGACCCGACAGCATGTTGGCCGCCACCAGCGCGCCGACCGAGAGCTTGCCGTCGAGGATCAGGAACACGCCGACGACGACCAGCAGCAGGCTGCAGAACTGGCTCGCGACGCTCGCCGCTGTCATCGCCATCGAGGCCCAGAACTGGACGTCCTCGCTGGAGCGCGCCTGCGCCGCCACCGAACGCTCCCACACCGTCTGCACCCGGCTCTCGCCGGCCACCGCGCGGACCGTCTCCATCCCGTTGAGCGATTCCACGAGAATGCCGTGACGCGCGGCGGATTGCGCCTGCATCTGCCGCATCGCGCGTTCGAGCGGCCGCTGGATCAGCAGCCCGACGGCGATCATCACCGGCAGCATCAGCAGCGGAATCCAGGCGATGGGACCGGCGATGATGAACAGCACGATGATGAACACGACCGCGAACAGCATGTCGGTCGCCGACACCACGGTGCCGGAGGTGAAGAACTCGCGCACCGAATCGAAGTCGCGGAGCTG
It encodes the following:
- a CDS encoding HlyD family type I secretion periplasmic adaptor subunit, producing MAHSDFAFSNDIRAAVELRTPKTARMLLLASLGLFFTFLIWAHFAVLDEVKRGNGKVVPSRQTQVVQSLEGGIIADLLVQEGAIVEKDQPLARIEDTNFASQFGEIRERRGAMAARVIRLAAETEGRSPVEFPDDLVADAPRAVQTERAVFDAHARKLAQDIDVVQQQEQQKSKEIDELRATEKRFSETLALLNRELGLTRKLFDQKVVPEIEMLRADRQATDMRGQLAVVQASIVKTEAAVQEARSRRLNIVTAFRAQAEDDLAKSRGDLAVLDENIKSAQDRVRRTELRSPVRGIVNKLNVTTIGAVVAPGASLMEITPLDDTLLVEGRIRPQDIAFIRPNHEAVVKLSAYDSSVYGSLHGRVERISADTITDEKGDKNERGETFYRVMVRTEKNHLGTAQQPLPILPGMVATVEILTGKKSVLDYLVKPARMLRDEALRER
- a CDS encoding transglutaminase-like cysteine peptidase; protein product: MLRIDRPRVLPRALGLALVLSVVAGCAGAAFAETSNRRSPQGTADGALPVPPPVRFFTINAVLAKHDGLRRSASAAVEVASTDPAGPAGSVSDAPQGPAVATPSDEPFGLMTFRAPEGVLWVKWRGIQGAMASERISVERCNRDDARCSASERLFVALTRSASAASDGRTRAEMINRGVNQAVRYVSDDQQHGLPDVWSSPLQTLRSGLGDCEDYAIAKYALLLAAGTPESDLKLLLVRDLAVRQDHAVVAVRLDGKWSVLDNRRAALMEGRDLQSFMPLFAIDHRGVSLFAAPYAERPHHESESDVTPAAEADIGGGGNPGRPLLL
- a CDS encoding type I secretion system permease/ATPase; the protein is MPQMSAAAPAADPLSDSLLYLAAHHGRALSRSALLSGLPLDSGVLSIALYERAAQRAGLEAQLVERPLSDIPALVLPCVLMFHDGTTRILLTIDEAAGRLTIVDPSRREQPAIERFEAVAARYVGFAYLVRPATIADPRVAAAGEVPKTHWFWSVVSRFGANYGHVAIAAFIVNILALAAPLFTMSVYDRVIPNGAIPSLVALGVGLMLAIGFDFLLKVVRSRIIDMTGKKIDVVLAANIFEHVMSLKMDKRPPSVGILANQLRDFDSVREFFTSGTVVSATDMLFAVVFIIVLFIIAGPIAWIPLLMLPVMIAVGLLIQRPLERAMRQMQAQSAARHGILVESLNGMETVRAVAGESRVQTVWERSVAAQARSSEDVQFWASMAMTAASVASQFCSLLLVVVGVFLILDGKLSVGALVAANMLSGRVLGPIAGIAGLMTRFTQTTSALRSIDRLMSLDRERPPEKIYVAREINQGRIQFKNVSFSYPGSQTKALDNVSFDIKPGEKIGIIGRVGSGKTTVGRLATAFYPPTEGSILIDGIDIQQYDPADLRAGIGFVLQDTDLFYGKLRDNITLGRPAATDEEVLEAARLAGVETFIAGHPQGYEMMIAEGGRSLSGGQKQAIGLARVLIRKPRVLFLDEPTAHFDVRSEGEFLERLKSLAKGEMSIIVSTHRPSLLSLVDRILVFDSGKIVADGPTAQILTMLRPQQPAAAPAASHAVKPVQGTR